The following is a genomic window from Aphis gossypii isolate Hap1 chromosome X, ASM2018417v2, whole genome shotgun sequence.
AGAAAGGCTGAATATGAGAGaggttaattttatactttgaccctgttaaaaaaatatgctagTTCAGCCCCTGATGTGGTCGTTTACTTTGAGTACTGAAATACAAtacttatcaattatcatacaCAACAAGTTTTTGTTTCATAATGATAGtgatttctatatattttataaagataaggagccaatcaaaaatcgttagtcatatttttttatataagcgcttaaaattcaaatttttacaaaatatgtcaaaattcgctagtaattttgtagttgaaaaatcataaaattgtttgtgtttatatctaagtttaaaaaattcaacacaaaGTTAAGATcacataattttagatttttattataagtagttaaaaatttcaattactagtcgtaaaaacttgaaacatactccagttatttaaatttgcattttcTCTACAAGGTTTAATTTTGGagtattcaggtcattaaaacataaacaaactttttcaccacccaatttaaaatatattcttaggctgacaaatcatctccattcagaatcgtttttcgtatacaatgatacctatcattagattcaaatttaacactcatatacgtatataatagtaatccaCATATACCCTTATGTACAGCttagcggtacccacttgaccacgctttttttttatttgaatataaacttTTGGTCGTGTATTTTCTGAACTTTTTCATACACGTAGAGTACTAAagacaacaatattttgaaccaCTCTCAAAATGAGATAAtcttcatacaattttaaatcattatttgcgGAAACTTAAAACGTTTACATGATATATTCAGGCCCGGCTCAAGGGGTAGGTGACATGGGCCCACACCTAGGACACAATTTAacgtttttgtattatagataaaaaaaatatttgatttaatatgtaaagGGGTGGCAAAACTCAAGTttacctaggtatattaaaCACTTGAGCCGATCctgaatgtattatattattatgaaatttaatataagtagtgattatttttatttcttttaatttattatcgtatatgacgtatactgccatgaattattttttactatctactgtacagcagagcgttgTACAACTAATCACCCTTTTTCTAATTTCAATATTGCCTTTCTTTAAACTTAcctgcaaataatatttataaaatttcaaatatgaaAAAGAATGAGTggagaattttatattaaggatataaaattatttaattataaacaaaaaattgtaaaaataaaaataaaaataatgaacaaaaaatattgacggTCACCCATCCGTTTACGCAGCATAAAACCGCTGGCTAAGCCGGAGGAAACTTGATAGAATCCCACGACCGCCAGAGGTTGTCCAAAAGGTACTAGCGTAGTAAAGAAAtacgttatttaaattgaaacatttatcattacaataataaaataatttgtgtattttcgtttttttttctttttgtttaaatatatattcgtgtggttttttattttaattactatatcactaatattttcattttatgattgcttataaaattatgttaaaatttgaaatttaaaaatcaaatttgtacgaaatatgttaaaattgcgataatttacaagtaattttgtagttgaaaattcatacaaaaattttatttatatctaagattaaaaaattcaacactaacttttccataaattttccttcaaatatttatcgaAGCCTCATTATTGGAAAAATGATAtgagcgtttgaattttaaatttttacgaaatcgagTAACGATAACGATGTATCCTTAAAcgattatcaatatttgttattattcaaaaagtgtaaatcgtaggtacttgaaaatttccccagttattaatattgtcattttttacataatttaattttcaaaatattttaatattttaaggctaataatattataggtattttaagtattcgtttttgtttagtttttttttttatataaataccaataaaattattttgactgAATCAAAATcttgaatatttgcaaattgttttgtagctaaaatttataaaaaaaaatgttatctttaGTTAATAACGATTTtctatcaattaatttaagatttttgatataattaaaaattattagtcgtagaaacttgaaacacaagtttttaaatttacattttctgTACATGGTTTAATTTTAGGATATttaggtcattaaaacataagccacctttttcaccaaccaatttaaaataagctgacaaatcatctccgtttataatcatttttcaaaacaatgatacttatcattgGATTCGAATTTAATTCTCCAATAGtcctatgtataatagtggcacacggcacctaatggctaatgtacagcagagcggtacctaCTTcaccacatttttttttttaatatttcagttaTGAGTGACGaatgttataacattttaccaaattttcaagCTTTTTGACCaagaataactttttaaattgacaattaaagaaaaaaactaaaaaaattctaaaaacttaaatataataaataaataataatacaaaaagagaaaaaattttaaaaattttaactaccataatacctatgtataacactaatatgaataaatattttgtggaaatttcaagtatagatacgtttgtttgtttttaaattacaacaaaatgttgtaaatgatgtatattttaacatagctTGGCACTTGAAACTCTATTTTCTTCTCTGTTAAATTTGTCCCAATTCTAGcaatgtgtacataatatataaataatatatacacatatatattatatatgtgtgtgtgtgtgtgtgtgtgtcttcGTCTTACTACTTACTAGTGTGCaagatacaatattacaatatagcaAATTTGTGTTCAGCAGACAGCAGAATCCATTTTAATATGCTGTTAGCTTGAATAATAGAGTtaattgacctattatcaaacataAAGGTAAGAATTATTATCTAGGGTGTCACGTAAGcttttattggtattttaattttaaaatgatttatgagcactttaaagttttaatacttaacataattataactatgtttaaaattaaaatatcaataaaaaaatacgcgATGCCctagataataatcttatctttaagttaaataataagtaaattattctaataatatcatgtatattaaAGAGCATAAAATGGATTGTGCTGAAATCAAATTTACTACGTGTACGTTAGTAAGACGAAGACAGCACGTCATGCGAATACGACGTCCTTCTTAATTAAAAGTGGTAATTTAGATCTCTTAATTAAGTTATTCgtgtgtacataatacataatatatattatgtatgtactatgtatacaCGAATAACTAAATATGAACTCAtggcaattataaaataataaaataatatatatatatatgtagattgtaggtatattatgaaaaaaaaaatataatattattgtactctaAAAACTATAGtgatagtagtaataataatttcataatattataatataaaatgcgaTATCATGATTTGTGTCTCGTGATGAATAAATAAGTGCGGATTTGTATgcatttgcatttttattctGGTTGATCGTATGATGTGCTAAGTGAGCACAAAATGTGTTTCGTGACATAACGATTTAAGAAATGAAacttttttagtgcatatttttgcatatcgcgacatttttctattttaaaattttaattgcatatttcatcttttaatgtgcatattttgatgttttttatttttgtttttttagacattttttaagtatacaaatcataatgcaagagaaaaatgttttatatagctttgattaatatcaaaataaattaatgggtgtgacttatattattatacttatattgcttttccaaatatatttttcattttaacattttagtgcATCTAGCTATTTCAcgcatacttaaaatttttttaccgcACATTCGGttaaatgcaaatattaataaaaaaaattacattaaacgtTTTAACGCACTACCTACTGTACAATAGGCGCACCGCGCTCTAGCGATGAATACGATTCTCGAACGCGTCGTCGGTAAAAACTAAACACTGAGAAGtagtatattttgtgaatGGGTTCAATCTTCAAATAGTAGTACGATGTACCAGGGGCCCAGTCGGCGGGCGCTCGTCGCCGTcgtcgccaccgccgccgccgacgagAACCGCTGCTGCTATTGCCGCGCTCGGCGGAcggtcgccgccgccgtcgagCGCCGCCCGGTACCAGTCGGATGGGCCCCTGTTCACCTAAAAACATTTGTGGGGTAAACCGGCGATCCGACGGACAGCAATGGCGATATCAACGCGGACGGCGGTCATACCAACCACGGGCCGAAAGCGCACACAAAAATGGGACCACAGcaaaaagcaaaataatataaattttggtcACAACGTGTAGGCGGCGGAACAGCACGGCGGCGGACGGCGCCGCTCGCCGTCGTTCAAGTCAGCGCGCCGTGTGTCACAGTCAGCTGCAGCCGCCGCGCCCGGCGGGCGGCCGCAGTAAGTCAGTCGGTGTGTTCTCGGTTGCCGAGAGAGTCCCGGCGCGGCGCACTGATAAATACGacgaaaacaacaatattattaccattattctCCGCGATTTCGGCCTTCGGCGTCGCGGCAGCCTGTAATCGCGCTGTTGCCGACGATGTGCGTATCAGCCCCGCGTACGACGCGTTATCGTCATTCATCGCTATCGAACAATTCGATATCGGCTCGGCGTGTGCACAtcgttttaatgtattataatattatgctctgtttttctttgtatttttttttttttttaactttcttATGGTCGTTTTACAATATATGTTCCTCATTTCCGACTGTTCTTATGGCGTTTTAGCCGTTCGCGTTTTCCTCCGCAGATCGTCTTGTACGACTCGCAAACTTATCGGAACTCGCGATAAAGTCTTACTCTGGTCGTTGTCCGCCGAATCGCTTCGGATTACCgcttacaatttttatcgatcgtgtgatttttttttccttttggtTTACTCAAAACTGTTGATCGTTTTAAATACGCCGTCAAAGTCTACACAAACCAACtcgcttattttattttcaccttCTTTGGCGTTCCGTGTGTTGGTCggggaaataaattattggtcCTGAATCGTTCCAGCTATAGACCTCATATTAACACCTTAGTCACGAACATGaattaagattaattaattttattaattcacggtcacgaataataatattatctcaatTCGTGACCTCAGTGTTTTTAGGTCTATGGTTCCCGCGTCAAAATTCTATAGATATTACAATATCCGTGATATCGTCCAAGTGTGGTAGTAAactgataaataatgataacagtTGACCGTGGTTTGCTGgtttcgatataatattttaaaattttcttcgTAGACTCGTAGCATTTGGTTCTTGCTTCTTCGTTCATAGATTTCATTTTAGTATTGTAAATTCATACGTGAAACTTCTCGACGGGTTCGCGTTGTAAGAGTTAACGACGATAGTCGGCATTGGTTATCCTCGATTAGTATTGAACGAGCCCGTCCCACCATATTAGTCGAAACCGAACAAAGTATTACGTTCGTAATtgctattaaagttatttaatcgGTGTGAACAactcttttttatatatatatataggtacgccaATCATGAGCATGACGTACCAACAATTTGTCGATTACGCTACGGATTTAAAAAGTCATTCGGACTCTATAGACGACGGTTGGAGTTTATGTCAATATCAATGTCCTATGGTAAAAAACAAGCTACTGAAACTTAATGATTTTCTTTCATTCGACTatcaaaatctttatttttataacttctagtattttttttatagaatgaaaattatatcaaatatctaGTAAAAAAGAAGattcaaaaaatgaataaatattcattgaaatCTGATCATTCAGGTTAGTTTATCGAccattacttataataacaacacaatggtacctaatattattattgaaacattgatttaaattttactagtaataatatgatgtattttacaattgtaggattaaaatcaatatggaCATTATGATATTCTACTCTATCCTATctctgaaattattttattacgattatttaagttatatttgtcttacattataatatatttaatctatatttgTAACTGCCATTATTGGataaatttttctgaaaaatgttattcttatttttattgatgataattattctattagtactctacatatttttagaaaagctTTAGCtctaaagaatttaatttttagattctcaTACAGAAAACAATATTCCAGTTGTATGTGAGTATCACATATTGTACAATCCAAGCTATTCATGTCCAgatgtgttttttaatatgtggTCTActggtaattaaattaagtacctaattacCAAATTAATgcacttcaaaataaaatttatttaatttcatatttagatGGAAAGTTACTTTCATTAGAACATGTTTGGTCACtggttcattattttttaaaagaaaatgtagAACGTGACAAGTGGAATGCTATAACCCAAGaggtatttactttttttctactaaaaaatttttaacaaaacttgtgcaataatcaaattattactgttttagATACATCCATTTTTTAGTACACCATTTTTCAGATTACATCCTTGTAAGAATACTCACGTTTTGGAAATGTTAGGGttttcatcaaaaaataactatgaGTAAGTTGAAGATTTTTAAATCcagtaatgataatttatcatttaggtGTGTGATTTACATctctatataaaatttaagtattgtaCTGTATTTCAGTGGTGCTGAACTCTGGTCATGACCAGACCAAATTTTTAAGGGTAGTAGGTATGGTTACTAGCAACGAGTGAATAAATcctataaactatacattttaatactaaaattatgatattgggGTGGGGTAGttagtacaatttaaattagatcGCTGTTAACCAAACCAGAATTTTGTTCAATGCCActactgtatttattaataatcaactataaattattaaaaccgtgtataaatttttatatgtttagatTCAATCCTCTAATAGCATGGTTAAGTACTATAAGTCCTCTCATTGGTTTAGAGATACATCTATCATATGGAAACAAGGACTCAAAAGttgaatttacataatttgtatttctcttattttttttttttaactgtattttatattgttattttaattattgttaatgaaatattatgaaattgtattttgtaccaAATGAATTAAGACTGAATCCTGAACAtaagtataattcattataagaGTGCTTgcgaaaaaagtattaaacgtGCACTCAAAATATTTGGGCTTATGCAATATTACATTACTATTTTGATTatggatttaattttcatttaatattaagtttattttccaataattAATGACttctgttatataatatatattaatgtttttataaagaaatctttttataaatatattgtgtaatgcATGGTCTAATACAACTGACTACTAAGCAAGGGCATGGCCACTATATACAGTCGACTTATAGATGGTTGTTTCAATTTAGATACAATTTTGCAAAtgcatcaattttaatttatcatttatactgcatgtattaatatgtatttttataagtaaatacagaagtatcaaacaataaatatataataattacaacaaattGAGACTGTTGGAAAATTTACAATGTGCAAATACtctttaaaaagataatagcACATTtactagaaaaattatattctgagTATTCTGACATACCTGTAATAAGGCCTTCAAAATATTAGCAACAAATTGCATATACAATTcaacaaaacaaacaatattgtgattaggaagttaaaaacaatacatttttatttttttgaattttacatataacaaattctaaaataattatacaaatagacttataaataaactaaattttattacaaataattataaattaatacattgcatccagtatataaaaagaattttccaatgttatattaaaaaaaaaaaaaaaatggtaaatacaaatgttacaatattggtatatatattctatacatgcaaaaaaaaaattaaataaaaaaattcactaagcaacattaattacaatacagggagactttaaaataatatataatataaagaaaaatcactcaattttacataaatattacaatacatcaatggcgataatttttaaatatatatatattttttaaatctttggggtttttaaaatttaaaaaaaaaccataattcaacacaattaaatataataatttttaagtatatgatctacatataataatttattctatactaacattattttattttaacagtatttttttttttttttttgtacataaatgtaatattgacataatgataaaaaaattatttaatggtcagttatttaaaattttctacttTAGTAATAAGATGtaacttttttaatcaataaataattaaaaacccaAACATAACGATAGGgatcaatttaatttgaaattgcacataataactaaataggtacttaaattattttcctttaTAAACTTGCACAATCAGTTACCATAATCATTGTGACTTATCAGTAAATGTATAGGATTCATACCCACTATAAATTACCAAATATCTAGTGCTCGAATTATTTAACAGTAAATATTtcacatatatatttgataatttaaaagttattaattagttaattccactttaaataatgataataaaaatgaaattatatcaggtcatttcataaaataaattacgttaaaaaaaaatatatatataggaattattaaatcgattagtatattaaacaaacataattactttttatgaaaataattattagaaattatttttaaaaaaatgttcctttaattaatattatcattggaactacattaatataaaaataagtattcataatattaaaataataagtttaaagcaaaattaaaattatactttgataaaaatgaatatcaacatggaaattaactaattataataagaaattgttttatattttactaagtaTTAATGAGTTGGGAACAAATATAAGGTAAgtatgaaaagaaaaataccatGTTTAATGGTGACAAATGTATAGTACACCTAGTAAAATCTTAAGTGAAATACAATGCACATTAAGATTAACAAAGTTAATACAATCAAATAGTTTTCAATCAAAAAACTTTcaacattatttacaataaaaacgcTTATTTAACTAGAAAATAAAGTGCAAGAgagattacaattttttgagaggttctcaaaataatttatccatTGTAGTTTAATTCTATGCAGTGATAATTGTTACTTAGATGAAAGCAAATCATGTGtcatgaataatgattatttcttAGTTGTGTCGCCCAAGAAACTGATTCTTTGTACGAGGTTTAATCTTTTTTCAAGTGTAATAGATTGATCTAACGGCAAATATGTGAGATGctgttctataatttttttatccaaaCCAATGACTGGtctttgtattgtattttctgAGCCAACAAATATAACATTGCTTATGAAAATACTCCATTGTTTCAATACCTTTCGTTCTGTTGTTGGTCGAACTTCTTCTGCTCGTTCAATCATATTTGCTATAACTGATATGccaaactaaaaacaaatatatgttttaataaatataataataagtgaataccatcatattttcaaatgtttcaatttatataaaataataatgaaagtaaaaatatgtgttaacTTACAACACTTATCAAAACGTATGAaagatttttcattaaatactctgcaatttgatttaattcagTGAGACTTAAGCAGAATATCCATTGTCTTATATACGGCaagaaaagtaataataattgatcttCATTATCCtttgaaattattgtacaaattgAAGGTCCAAAAAATACACTCCATAAAAACGATGGGTTTTTGAGATGGGGTAAAATTCTATGCACCAATTGCTAATAATCAAATGAATGAgacaaataaattcataagttTTCAATGATgccataaattcaaaatataaaattaaactagttTAAATACTATTGCATCGCTTACTTTTCCTTTACGTATAGTCACATATGAAACTAAGTGATGTAAGTGGTTAGACAAAATTTCTGTTAGTTCATCAATGTATTGTTGTACAGTAGGCGCTGCTTGTGCTTTGTTCcttattgcataatatgtttgttcTATTTTCAGTAGTGGTATATACATCTGAAgagcaatacattttatattttataaacactcaacataaatatttataatataaaatttaactaacatGTTCAATTTCTAAAAggatttgttttgaatttttttgagcaACTACAGCTCGGTCTGTTGAAGATGTAGAAGAAGGTGCAAAATCGTTTGTTTCTATATCAATCATTTTTCTTGGAGTTATCACACTgccaatctaaaaatatacacaacataataataaaatttgaaaaaaatagtatttaaattcattaataattaaaaaattactattttcaactacataaaataaaaatgtatattaaccatttaaaaaaagaaaatttttttataaataaaatgtgtaacaaattaaaccattaaacgtttaataaaatatgataaaataaagctataatttaatagttataatattgatggGCATTGATATCATAAAGATAAGTATTAATGAggtttaaacttaatttacgATTTTCAATCACCATAATTTAAGTTAGGATAATtgcataatttgtatatagtataaaattaattattattttaataaatcaattaaatttcaatattttttttcaaaaaatggaaACCTTCTTAAAACCCtagattgtaattaataataattgctaatatttttaacatttattattatatgagacataaataaaagtaacataCCAGTACTTTTCCtaaagaattttcaaaatgtaattgtgtatatgaattgttaaatttagattGTGTATCCgtttgatgaaaattattgttggGTTTAGGTCCGCTTGATCCATGATGACGTTTTTGATACATCTGCAAATTATAAAGTACAATCGTTATAATAACCAAaagaagtaattatttttttaaatattaagtttaattaagtatttgttattataaacatgtaaattacaatattaactattttctgaagtatttttcttt
Proteins encoded in this region:
- the LOC114125031 gene encoding ubiquitin-like-conjugating enzyme ATG10 isoform X1; this translates as MSMTYQQFVDYATDLKSHSDSIDDGWSLCQYQCPMNENYIKYLVKKKIQKMNKYSLKSDHSDSHTENNIPVVCEYHILYNPSYSCPDVFFNMWSTDGKLLSLEHVWSLVHYFLKENVERDKWNAITQEIHPFFSTPFFRLHPCKNTHVLEMLGFSSKNNYEFNPLIAWLSTISPLIGLEIHLSYGNKDSKVEFT
- the LOC114125031 gene encoding ubiquitin-like-conjugating enzyme ATG10 isoform X2 produces the protein MSMTYQQFVDYATDLKSHSDSIDDGWSLCQYQCPMNENYIKYLVKKKIQKMNKYSLKSDHSDSHTENNIPVVCEYHILYNPSYSCPDVFFNMWSTDGKLLSLEHVWSLVHYFLKENVERDKWNAITQEIHPFFSTPFFRLHPCKNTHVLEMLGFSSKNNYDIVLYFSGAELWS
- the LOC114125031 gene encoding ubiquitin-like-conjugating enzyme ATG10 isoform X3, whose amino-acid sequence is MSMTYQQFVDYATDLKSHSDSIDDGWSLCQYQCPMNENYIKYLVKKKIQKMNKYSLKSDHSDSHTENNIPVVCEYHILYNPSYSCPDVFFNMWSTDGKLLSLEHVWSLVHYFLKENVERDKWNAITQEIHPFFSTPFFRLHPCKNTHVLEMLGFSSKNNYDGAELWS
- the LOC114125021 gene encoding protein PAT1 homolog 1 isoform X3, whose translation is MDGEDFMTDQQAKFDDDFEEEIYDEDKYDALNDETFGNDMSDGDWEADHEKYAQYDEVIKKKWPDETEVNDYLANSIPSDPNVFTESLKTLPDLERELRQLHTFNHQYEVPPLPLPFQYQNNLNFVNQNYGINLPSNNCGPIRRPIPVQGSNPIPRIDAVKINPTYNRPVPEVNQGYLPFSQYYKREIPQYNLPNVRVVPKNFPRNNNNVPRNLVNNVKRFNNNMVYQNFPKMKNYTFDEQSDFTDYGAGFMTVREKHWLAGIQTIQFHNSNPLEEDYYFTMYQKRHHGSSGPKPNNNFHQTDTQSKFNNSYTQLHFENSLGKVLIGSVITPRKMIDIETNDFAPSSTSSTDRAVVAQKNSKQILLEIEHMYIPLLKIEQTYYAIRNKAQAAPTVQQYIDELTEILSNHLHHLVSYVTIRKGKQLVHRILPHLKNPSFLWSVFFGPSICTIISKDNEDQLLLLFLPYIRQWIFCLSLTELNQIAEYLMKNLSYVLISVFGISVIANMIERAEEVRPTTERKVLKQWSIFISNVIFVGSENTIQRPVIGLDKKIIEQHLTYLPLDQSITLEKRLNLVQRISFLGDTTKK
- the LOC114125021 gene encoding protein PAT1 homolog 1 isoform X4, translating into MDGEDFMTDQQAKFDDDFEEEIYDEDKYDALNDETFGNDMSDGDWEADHEKYAQYDEVIKKKWPDETEVNDYLANSIPSDPNVFTESLKTLPDLERELRQLHTFNHQYEVPNVFNAPPGFREVNVNGHIDDILTKPPPKVISSAISVADLERQLIDAVKINPTYNRPVPEVNQGYLPFSQYYKREIPQYNLPNVRVVPKNFPRNNNNVPRNLVNNVKRFNNNMVYQNFPKMKNYTFDEQSDFTDYGAGFMTVREKHWLAGIQTIQFHNSNPLEEDYYFTMYQKRHHGSSGPKPNNNFHQTDTQSKFNNSYTQLHFENSLGKVLIGSVITPRKMIDIETNDFAPSSTSSTDRAVVAQKNSKQILLEIEHMYIPLLKIEQTYYAIRNKAQAAPTVQQYIDELTEILSNHLHHLVSYVTIRKGKQLVHRILPHLKNPSFLWSVFFGPSICTIISKDNEDQLLLLFLPYIRQWIFCLSLTELNQIAEYLMKNLSYVLISVFGISVIANMIERAEEVRPTTERKVLKQWSIFISNVIFVGSENTIQRPVIGLDKKIIEQHLTYLPLDQSITLEKRLNLVQRISFLGDTTKK